The following proteins are encoded in a genomic region of Necator americanus strain Aroian chromosome II, whole genome shotgun sequence:
- a CDS encoding hypothetical protein (NECATOR_CHRII.G6589.T1), which produces MSPKPKPVQFAHVLVTDHNHDFLGGFFRTRYTECLEIQECVLQQGHWRVVLIRLCWCVDKGSFILNGVSHANAVQFTTKQNQHFSAEHI; this is translated from the exons ATGAGCCCTAAACCCAAGCCAGTACAGTTTGCACACGTGTTGGTTACAGATCACAACCATGACTTTCTTGGTGGTTTCTTCCGAACGAGATATACGGAGTGCTTGGAGATCCAAGAATGTGTGCTCCAGCAAGGACATTGGCGG gtcgttttgatccgactatgcTGGTGTGTCGACAAGGGGTCATTCATTCTTAATGGAGTTTCGCATGCCAATGCGGTGCAATTTaccacaaaacaaaaccaacattTCTCTGCAGAACATATTTAA